One Vicia villosa cultivar HV-30 ecotype Madison, WI unplaced genomic scaffold, Vvil1.0 ctg.003406F_1_1, whole genome shotgun sequence DNA window includes the following coding sequences:
- the LOC131640931 gene encoding wall-associated receptor kinase-like 1, producing the protein MILPFTIFHIIVLIISPRLASAQDVSIAQYGCNSTCGTFSVPFPFGMDEPHCYAHKWFEIECKLGRNSSDIPKPYLKSLNLEVTDFNTDSSIVEIMSPIYHSNCQNNKNSSNSNKIVTLRDSPFIFSQADNTFLAVGCNNLAFLQSNGTTVGGCVSICDDDNNFNIGSDGCNGRYCCKTSLPSHLSEFNATIRGLSEQSSDGCVYALIASDYWITLDNSYMSNYEIEILNELKNKEYAPAMLEWEILNDMLINSTFQLPPNCYDSNVTSLSNGNTGRQCRCSYLDGQYYGNPYLAGHCPDREYHFNKNNRWKKWVIVGISSSLGSIGFLIGLLFLYKFLKRRMIKKRKENFFKRNGGLLLQKRMSSGEVNIDRTTLFTLKDLKKATDNFNKDRVLGKGGQGTVYKGMLVDGKIVAVKKFKVEGNVEEFINEFVILSQINNRNVVKLLGCCLETEIPLLVYEFIPNGNLFEYLHDQNEDIPMTWDMRLRIATEVAGALFYLHSVASQPIYHRDVKSTNILLDEKYRAKLADFGASRIISIEATHLTTMVQGTFGYLDPEYFHTSQFTEKSDVYSFGVVLGELLTGKKPISSTSRSGESQSLASYFVQCMEENMLFDVIDKRITKGGEIEHITAVANLAFRCLEMNGRKRPTMKEVTLELEGIMGLNKKLNAQQNHEEIELSGIEEYQPWDGYSASNSLPIVSSQTQSTD; encoded by the exons ATGATTCTACCATTCACAATATTTCATATCATTGTTTTAATAATATCTCCTCGATTAGCCTCAGCACAAGATGTAAGCATAGCACAATATGGTTGTAATTCAACATGTGGAACATTTTCTGTTCCTTTCCCATTCGGAATGGATGAACCTCATTGCTATGCACACAAATGGTTTGAAATAGAATGCAAATTAGGCAGAAATTCTTCTGATATTCCTAAACCTTACTTGAAGTCGTTAAATCTTGAAGTAACAGACTTTAACACAGACTCGAGCATCGTTGAGATTATGAGCCCAATTTACCATTCCAATtgtcaaaacaacaaaaatagtaGCAACAGTAATAAAATCGTTACACTTAGAGACAGTCCTTTCATATTTTCACAGGCTGATAACACGTTTCTAGCTGTGGGATGTAACAATCTTGCTTTTCTTCAGTCAAATGGGACAACTGTTGGTGGTTGTGTATCAATTTGTGACGACGACAACAATTTCAATATAGGTAGCGACGGTTGTAATGGAAGGTATTGTTGTAAAACCTCATTGCCTTCACATCTTTCAGAGTTTAACGCAACAATAAGAGGTTTAAGCGAACAGAGTAGTGATGGGTGTGTTTATGCTTTGATTGCAAGTGATTATTGGATAACATTAGATAATTCATATATGAGTAATTATGAGATTGAGATATTGAATGAGTTGAAAAATAAGGAATATGCTCCTGCGATGCTTGAGTGGGAGATTTTGAATGATATGTTAATAAATTCCACATTTCAACTACCTCCAAATTGTTACGACTCCAACGTTACTTCTTTAAGTAACGGAAACACCGGAAGGCAATGTCGATGCTCCTACCTTGATGGACAATACTATGGCAATCCCTACCTTGCTGGACACTGCCCAG ATCGAGAATACCACTTTAATAAGAATAACCGATGGAAGAAGTGGGTTATTGTAG GAATTTCATCAAGTCTCGGATCCATCGGTTTCCTCATCGGTCTACTGTTTTTGTACAAATTTTTGAAACGAAGAATGATTAAGAAACGCAAGGAAAATTTCTTCAAAAGAAATGGTGGTTTGTTGTTGCAAAAAAGAATGTCTTCAGGAGAAGTCAATATTGACAGAACTACTCTCTTCACTTTAAAGGATTTAAAGAAAGCCACTGACAATTTCAATAAGGATAGAGTTCTTGGAAAGGGAGGCCAAGGCACCGTTTACAAAGGCATGTTGGTGGATGGTAAAATTGTTGCAGTGAAAAAGTTTAAGGTTGAAGGAAATGTTGAAGAGTTCATTAATGAGTTTGTTATTCTTTCACAAATCAACAATAGAAATGTTGTTAAATTATTGGGGTGTTGTTTGGAGACAGAAATTCCTTTGCTTGTTTATGAATTCATTCCAAATGGTAACCTTTTTGAGTATCTGCATGACCAAAATGAGGACATTCCAATGACATGGGACATGCGTTTGAGAATTGCCACTGAAGTTGCTGGGGCTTTATTTTATTTGCACTCAGTTGCATCTCAACCAATTTATCATAGAGATGTCAAATCAACAAATATACTATTGGATGAAAAGTATAGGGCAAAATTAGCTGATTTTGGTGCATCAAGAATAATTTCAATTGAAGCAACTCACCTTACCACAATGGTTCAAGGTACTTTTGGATACTTAGACCCAGAATATTTTCACACTAGCCAATTTACAGAGAAAAGTGATGTGTACAGCTTTGGGGTAGTTCTTGGTGAGCTTTTAACCGGTAAGAAGCCAATATCCTCTACATCAAGATCTGGGGAATCACAAAGTTTAGCTTCCTATTTTGTTCAGTGTATGGAGGAGAATATGTTATTTGACGTAATTGACAAAAGGATCACAAAAGGAGGGGAGATAGAACATATCACTGCAGTTGCAAATCTTGCATTTAGATGCTTAGAAATGAATGGAAGAAAACGACCAACGATGAAAGAAGTAACATTAGAATTAGAAGGGATCATGGGATTGAATAAGAAGCTTAATGCACAACAAAACCATGAGGAAATTGAACTTTCTGGAATTGAAGAGTACCAACCTTGGGATGGGTATTCTGCATCAAATTCATTGCCAATTGTCAGCAGCCAAACACAATCCACAGACTGA